The Halobacillus ihumii genomic sequence AAAAAATATGTGATGCTGCTGTTACCCTTATGAAAAACGTAAATTACGTTAATGCGGGAACCGTAGAGTTTCTCGTCTCCAATGATGAATTTTATTTCATTGAAGTTAATCCGCGTGTTCAAGTCGAACATACGATAACGGAAATGATCACAGGTGTTGATATAGTTCAGACCCAAATTTTAATTGCAGAAGGTCATCACCTTCATAGTAAACAAGTAGGGATTCCGGGTCAGGAAGATATCCGTACACATGGCTATGCGATTCAATCACGTGTAACGACAGAGGATCCGCTTAACAATTTCATGCCGGACACCGGGAAAATTATGGCATACCGGACTGGTGGTGGATTTGGCGTACGTCTTGACGCTGGTAATGGGTTCCAAGGGGCAGTTATTTCACCCTATTACGATTCCTTGCTTGTGAAACTATCAACATGGGCTCTGACTTTTGATCAAGCTGCTCATAAAATGGTACGTAACTTGAAAGAGTTTAGAATTCGCGGGATTAAAACGAACATCCCGTTTTTACAAAATGTCATTCAGCACAGCCAGTTTCAATCAGGAGTATACAATACGACGTTTATTGATCGTTCACCGGAACTGTTTGTTTTTCCGAAGCGGAAAGACCGCGGGACGAAAATGCTAAGCTATATTGCTGATCGCACAGTCAATGGCTTTGAAGGTCAGGGAAGCAGAAAGAAGCCGACTCTTCCTAACCCGCGAATTCCACAGGTCAAATATTCAAATGACATTCCTGGAGGAACGAAACAGATTTTAGATGAAAGAGGCCCGGATGGTCTGGCAAAATGGTTGAAAGAGCAGAAAGAAGTCCTGCTGACAGATACAACCTTCCGTGATGCTCATCAATCACTGCTGGCAACAAGGGTAAGAACAAAAGATTTACAAACAATCGCAGAACCAACATCGCGTTTGCTCCCTGACTTATTCTCACTCGAAATGTGGGGCGGGGCGACCTTTGATGTTTCGTATCGATTTCTAAACGAAGATCCGTGGGAGAGATTGCTGACATTACGGAAGAAATCTCCTAATGTACTTTTCCAAATGCTGTTGCGTGCTTCTAATGCAGTAGGATATAAAAATTATCCGGATAACCTGATTCGCGAATTTGTGGAGAAGAGTTCCAACGCTGGGATTGATGTCTTTAGAATCTTTGATAGTCTAAACTGGGTTGAAGGAATGAAACTAACCATTGATGCGGTGCGGGAAAACAATAAGATTGCTGAAGCAGCGATGTGTTATACAGGTGATATTTTGGATTCATCCAGACCTAAATATGATCTGAAGTATTATCAAAACTTAGCTAAAGAACTTCAGGACGCCGGGGCCCACATCCTTGGCATTAAAGACATGGCCGGACTGCTTAAGCCTGAAGCAGCTTATCAGCTTATCTCGAGCCTGAAAGAGACGATTGATATTCCGATCCATCTTCATACCCATGATACGAGCGGCAATGGTATCTTTACTTACGCACGTGCCGTTGAAGCAGGAGTTGATGTAGTGGACGTGGCAACAGGCTCCATGGCCGGACTCACCTCTCAGCCTAGTGCCAATACGCTGTACTATGCACTGGAAGGCAGCGACCGCAAACCGAATGTCGATATTGATGCGTACGAACAATTAGGACATTATTGGGAAGACATAAGGAAGTACTATACTGACTTTGAAAGCGGCATGAAGGCGCCGCATACCGAAGTTTATCATCATGAAATGCCTGGCGGTCAATATAGTAACCTGCAGCAGCAGGCAAGAGCCGTTGGTTTAGCAGACCGCTGGGATGAAGTTAAGCGAATGTACCGCAGAGTAAATGATATGTTCGGGGATATTGTTAAAGTTACACCGTCTTCCAAAGTGGTCGGCGACATGGCCTTATTCATGGTTCAGAACGAGTTGAATGAAGATGATGTTTATGAAAAAGGTGAATCACTAGCTTTCCCAGATAGTGTTGTGGAACTATTTCAGGGCTATTTAGGGCAGCCTTATGAAGGATTTCCTTCAGAGCTGCAGCGAATTGTATTAAAAGGCAGACAGCCGATTAACGAACGCCCAGGTGAGCTGTTGGACCCCGTCGATTTCAAGGATTTAAAGGAAACGTTGTTCCATAAGCTAGATCGTCAGGTTACTAGTTTTGATATGATCAGCCATGCTCTGTATCCTAAAGTGTTCATGGATTATCACAAATTTACTGAACAATATGGCGACATGTCAGTTCTGGATACACCAACATTCTTCTACGGGATGCGTCTTGGGGAAGAAATTGAAGTGGAGATCGAACAAGGGAAAACGTTGATTGTCAAACTCGTTTCGATTGGTGAACCCCATGCCGATGGAACGAGAACGGTCTACTTTGAATTAAACGGCCAGCCCCGTGAAGTGGTTATTAAAGACTTGAATGTAAAAGCTACGGTCCAACAACGGCCAAAGGCAGATAAATCAAACACTAAACATATTGGAGCGAGTATGCCGGGAACGGTCATTAAGGTTCTTTCCGAAAAAGGTGACAAAGTTCAAAAGGGCGATCATCTCATGATTACCGAGGCCATGAAGATGGAAACGACAGTTCAAGCACCATTTGATGGTGTGATCAAAGAAATTTATGTCGGTAATAATGAAGCGATCCATGTAGAGGATTTACTCATCGAATTTGAATAGTATAGTAAAGACCTGGCACCTGTAATAAGTGTCAGGTCTTTTTCTAATAAAACAATATGATTACTTTGTCAAGCCCTTGCATTGTCGCTCGTAATTTGCTAGAACTATAAAGGTGTCAGTTTATTTTTTCCTAGATAGAAGAAGAGGTAAGCCTTTGCAAAAAAAGTGTCACATATTTGTCACATTTAAATAAAATTGTAAAGGAAAAATAGATTGAAGTGAAATTCCATGATACAATTATTTTGATGTTTCCATGAATTGCTTACTTTTGTGGAAAATGATGACTGATTTATAGCTAACTTGCCAATGCTATAAAAGAAAGAAGGAGGGAAGATATTTCGATGGACAACCCTAGAACAGTTGAACCTGGTGCT encodes the following:
- the pyc gene encoding pyruvate carboxylase, with product MELKKIDKVLVANRGEIAIRVFRACTELNIRTVAVYSQEDTGSYHRYKADEAYLIGEGKKPIDAYLDIEGIIETAKSVGVDAIHPGYGFLSENIDFAKRCEEEGIIFIGPTSEHLNMFGDKVKARDQAVQADIPVIPGSDGPVAGLQEVRDFGDQNGYPLMIKAAMGGGGRGMRIVRSAENLQDAYDRARSEAKAAFGSDEVYVEKLVEEPKHIEVQILGDFEGQIVHLYERDCSVQRRHQKVVEVAPSVSLPEGLREKICDAAVTLMKNVNYVNAGTVEFLVSNDEFYFIEVNPRVQVEHTITEMITGVDIVQTQILIAEGHHLHSKQVGIPGQEDIRTHGYAIQSRVTTEDPLNNFMPDTGKIMAYRTGGGFGVRLDAGNGFQGAVISPYYDSLLVKLSTWALTFDQAAHKMVRNLKEFRIRGIKTNIPFLQNVIQHSQFQSGVYNTTFIDRSPELFVFPKRKDRGTKMLSYIADRTVNGFEGQGSRKKPTLPNPRIPQVKYSNDIPGGTKQILDERGPDGLAKWLKEQKEVLLTDTTFRDAHQSLLATRVRTKDLQTIAEPTSRLLPDLFSLEMWGGATFDVSYRFLNEDPWERLLTLRKKSPNVLFQMLLRASNAVGYKNYPDNLIREFVEKSSNAGIDVFRIFDSLNWVEGMKLTIDAVRENNKIAEAAMCYTGDILDSSRPKYDLKYYQNLAKELQDAGAHILGIKDMAGLLKPEAAYQLISSLKETIDIPIHLHTHDTSGNGIFTYARAVEAGVDVVDVATGSMAGLTSQPSANTLYYALEGSDRKPNVDIDAYEQLGHYWEDIRKYYTDFESGMKAPHTEVYHHEMPGGQYSNLQQQARAVGLADRWDEVKRMYRRVNDMFGDIVKVTPSSKVVGDMALFMVQNELNEDDVYEKGESLAFPDSVVELFQGYLGQPYEGFPSELQRIVLKGRQPINERPGELLDPVDFKDLKETLFHKLDRQVTSFDMISHALYPKVFMDYHKFTEQYGDMSVLDTPTFFYGMRLGEEIEVEIEQGKTLIVKLVSIGEPHADGTRTVYFELNGQPREVVIKDLNVKATVQQRPKADKSNTKHIGASMPGTVIKVLSEKGDKVQKGDHLMITEAMKMETTVQAPFDGVIKEIYVGNNEAIHVEDLLIEFE